From one Chryseobacterium sp. 3008163 genomic stretch:
- the ileS gene encoding isoleucine--tRNA ligase — MSQFKEYKNLNLIDVAENVAEFWKANKTFEKSVETREGNPEFVFYEGPPSANGMPGIHHVMARALKDIFCRYQTQNGKQVFRKAGWDTHGLPVELGVEKELGITKEDIGKKISIEDYNKACREAVMRYTDVWNHLTEKIGYWVDLEDPYITYKSKYMETVWWLLKQLYSKDLLYKGYTIQPYSPKAGTGLSSHEVNQPGAYRDVTDTTIVAQFKTLPETLPSFLQGFGDVHFLAWTTTPWTLPSNTALTVGPKIDYVLVKTFNQYTFDPINIVLAKALVGKQFGKKFIEGTDEDFANYTSSSKTIPFQILGEFKGFDLVGIKYEQLLPYTLPYQNPENAFRVISGDFVTTEDGTGIVHTAPTFGADDAKVAKEATPEVPPMLVLNEFGNPVPLVDLQGKFTSQMGDFAGKYVKNEYYDAGKAPEKSVDVEIAIRLKEENKAFKVEKYVHSYPHSWRTDEPLLYYPLDSWFVKMTAVKDRLVDLNKEINWKPKATGEGRFGNWLENVNDWNLSRSRYWGIPLPIWRTDPSTGSAQEEIIIGSVEELYNEIEKSIAAGLMKENPFKGFEIGNMSEENYSLVDLHKNIVDKIVLVSESGKAMNRESDLIDVWFDSGSMPYAQLHYPFENKELIDNNKAFPADFIAEGVDQTRGWFYTLHAIGTAVFDSVAYKNVMSNGLVLDKNGLKMSKSKGNAVDPFETLAVYGPDATRWYMVSNANPWENLKFDIEGIDEVRRKFFGTLYNTYSFFTLYANVDGFKYSEKDIENRPEIDRWILSELNLLIKEVKAFYEDYEPTRVARSISNFVNDNLSNWYVRLCRRRFWKGDYSDDKISAYQTLYTCLETVAKLSAPIAPFFMDQLYQDLNAATGKETFESVHLTDFPVADESLIDQDLVEKTHLAQNITSMVFSLRKKENIKVRQPLQKVLIPVLDKKTEEQILAVSELIKQEVNVKELQLINAEEASHLIVKQIKPNFKTLGSRLGKDMKVVGSEISNFTPEQISSLEKEGKTDIQGYEITTADVEISTKDIPGWTVTSDGKTTVALDLTLTEELKSEGIAREFINRIQNLRKEKDFELTDRINIILEENTPFLEQIKQNEEYISSEVLSNKIEIVSSLSNFNEIDIDDLNFKVNVEKN; from the coding sequence ATGAGCCAATTTAAAGAATATAAAAACCTTAACCTGATAGACGTAGCCGAGAATGTTGCGGAATTCTGGAAAGCCAATAAAACCTTTGAAAAAAGTGTTGAAACTCGTGAAGGAAATCCTGAATTTGTGTTTTATGAAGGTCCACCTTCAGCAAACGGAATGCCCGGAATTCACCACGTTATGGCAAGAGCGTTGAAAGATATTTTCTGTCGTTACCAAACTCAGAACGGGAAACAGGTTTTCCGTAAAGCGGGTTGGGACACGCACGGACTTCCGGTAGAATTAGGAGTTGAAAAAGAACTAGGGATTACAAAAGAAGATATTGGCAAAAAAATTTCGATTGAAGATTACAACAAAGCTTGTCGTGAAGCGGTAATGCGCTATACTGATGTCTGGAATCACCTGACCGAAAAAATCGGATATTGGGTAGATCTTGAAGATCCGTACATCACGTACAAATCAAAATACATGGAAACCGTTTGGTGGTTGTTGAAGCAATTGTACAGCAAAGATTTGTTGTATAAAGGGTACACGATTCAGCCGTATTCTCCGAAAGCAGGAACGGGACTTTCTTCTCACGAAGTTAATCAACCCGGAGCTTACCGTGATGTGACCGACACAACGATTGTAGCACAATTCAAGACACTTCCTGAAACATTACCTTCGTTTTTACAAGGTTTTGGAGATGTACATTTCTTAGCATGGACGACAACTCCTTGGACTTTACCTTCGAACACTGCTTTGACGGTAGGTCCAAAAATCGATTACGTTTTAGTAAAAACATTTAACCAATATACTTTTGATCCGATTAATATTGTTTTGGCTAAAGCTTTGGTTGGAAAACAGTTCGGGAAAAAATTCATCGAAGGAACTGACGAAGATTTCGCTAATTATACTTCATCAAGCAAAACCATTCCTTTCCAAATTCTTGGGGAGTTCAAAGGTTTTGATTTGGTTGGAATTAAATATGAGCAGTTATTACCCTACACTTTACCGTACCAAAACCCAGAAAATGCTTTCAGAGTAATTTCAGGAGACTTCGTTACGACTGAAGACGGTACAGGAATCGTTCATACAGCGCCAACTTTCGGTGCTGATGATGCGAAAGTTGCCAAAGAAGCGACACCTGAAGTTCCGCCAATGTTGGTTTTAAATGAATTCGGAAACCCTGTTCCGTTGGTAGATTTACAAGGAAAGTTTACTTCGCAGATGGGAGATTTCGCAGGTAAATATGTGAAAAACGAATATTATGATGCAGGAAAAGCACCAGAAAAATCTGTTGATGTAGAAATTGCAATTCGTTTAAAAGAAGAAAACAAAGCTTTTAAAGTTGAAAAATACGTTCACAGTTACCCACACAGCTGGAGAACAGATGAGCCACTTTTATATTATCCGTTAGATTCTTGGTTTGTAAAAATGACAGCGGTAAAAGACCGTTTGGTAGATTTAAACAAAGAAATCAACTGGAAGCCGAAAGCTACAGGAGAAGGGCGTTTCGGGAATTGGCTGGAAAATGTGAACGACTGGAACCTTTCCCGTTCAAGATATTGGGGAATTCCTTTGCCAATCTGGAGAACAGACCCTTCAACAGGCTCAGCACAGGAAGAAATCATCATCGGTTCTGTTGAGGAATTATACAATGAGATTGAGAAATCTATCGCAGCAGGATTGATGAAAGAAAATCCGTTCAAAGGATTTGAAATCGGAAATATGTCTGAAGAAAACTATTCTTTGGTTGATTTACACAAAAATATCGTTGACAAAATAGTTTTGGTTTCAGAATCAGGAAAAGCAATGAACCGTGAGAGCGACTTGATCGACGTTTGGTTCGATTCAGGTTCTATGCCTTATGCGCAGTTGCATTATCCTTTTGAGAATAAAGAATTAATTGACAATAATAAAGCTTTCCCGGCAGACTTCATCGCTGAAGGCGTTGACCAGACTCGTGGCTGGTTCTACACACTTCATGCAATCGGAACTGCGGTTTTTGATTCAGTTGCTTATAAAAATGTAATGAGTAACGGACTTGTTTTGGATAAAAATGGTCTGAAAATGTCAAAATCAAAAGGAAATGCAGTTGACCCATTCGAGACTTTAGCAGTTTACGGACCTGATGCAACACGTTGGTACATGGTTTCGAATGCAAACCCTTGGGAAAACCTGAAATTTGACATCGAAGGAATTGACGAAGTGAGAAGGAAATTCTTCGGAACTCTTTACAACACCTATTCATTCTTCACTCTATATGCGAATGTAGATGGATTTAAGTATTCTGAAAAAGATATTGAAAACAGACCAGAAATCGACCGTTGGATTTTATCTGAATTGAATCTTTTAATTAAAGAAGTAAAAGCATTCTACGAAGATTATGAGCCTACAAGAGTAGCAAGATCCATCAGTAATTTCGTAAACGATAACTTGAGTAACTGGTATGTAAGATTGTGCAGAAGACGTTTCTGGAAAGGAGACTATTCTGATGACAAAATCTCTGCTTACCAAACTTTATATACGTGTCTTGAAACTGTTGCCAAATTATCCGCACCCATCGCTCCGTTCTTTATGGATCAGTTGTATCAGGATTTAAATGCAGCGACAGGAAAAGAAACATTTGAATCCGTTCACTTAACAGATTTCCCGGTTGCCGATGAAAGTTTAATCGATCAGGATTTGGTTGAAAAAACACATTTAGCACAGAATATTACGAGTATGGTTTTCTCTTTGAGAAAGAAAGAAAATATAAAAGTGCGACAGCCGTTACAAAAAGTTTTGATTCCTGTTTTGGATAAGAAAACTGAAGAGCAGATTTTAGCGGTTTCAGAATTAATTAAACAAGAAGTTAACGTTAAAGAATTGCAGTTAATCAATGCTGAAGAAGCATCTCATTTAATTGTAAAACAGATCAAACCGAACTTCAAAACTTTAGGTTCAAGACTCGGGAAAGACATGAAAGTTGTTGGTAGTGAGATTTCTAATTTCACACCAGAGCAAATTTCATCTTTAGAGAAAGAAGGAAAAACAGACATTCAAGGGTATGAAATTACAACAGCCGATGTAGAAATTTCAACGAAAGACATTCCGGGATGGACCGTAACTTCTGACGGGAAAACAACTGTGGCATTAGATTTGACGCTAACAGAAGAATTAAAATCTGAAGGTATCGCAAGAGAGTTTATCAACAGGATCCAAAATCTTAGAAAAGAGAAAGATTTTGAATTAACAGACAGAATAAACATCATTTTGGAAGAAAATACACCATTTTTGGAACAAATTAAGCAAAATGAGGAATATATTTCATCTGAGGTCTTGTCAAATAAAATAGAAATTGTATCTTCACTTTCAAATTTTAACGAAATCGACATCGATGACCTTAATTTTAAAGTAAATGTTGAAAAAAATTAA